The following nucleotide sequence is from Phocoena phocoena chromosome 17, mPhoPho1.1, whole genome shotgun sequence.
catagcaccaagaccctgtcagccacacagaaaaagagaaaatggaaatatatatatatatatatatatatatatatatatatatatgtgtgtgtgtgtatgtatcattgctcccaaagtccaccaagCTCAATTTTAGGctgattttttgtcttttcaggtattccaaagatgcagggcacatcaagttgattgtggagatttaatctgctgctcttgaggctggtgggagagatttccctttctcttctttgtttgcacagctcctgcggttcagctttggatttggccccacatctgtgtgtaggtcgcctgagggcgtctgttctttgctcagacaggatggggttaatgGAGCAGATGattagggggctgtggctcactcaggcctgggggagggaggggtacagaacgCGGGGAGatcctgcagtggcagaggccagcgtgagtTGCACCAGCCTGCtgtgcactgtgtgttctcccggggaagttttcctggatcacgggaccctggcagtggcaggctgcgcAGGGTCCCGGGAGGGGAGGCATGGATAGTgtcctgtgcttgcacacaggcttcttggtggctgcagcagcagccttagcgtttcatgcccatctatgctgtccgcgctgatagctgcggattgcgcccgtctctggagctcatttaggtggtgctctgaatcccctctcctcacgcaccccgaaacaatggtctccaCCTCTTAGGCAGGTTCAGACATTTTCCCAGTCTCTCTCCTGGTTACCTGtggtgcactagtccccttcaggctgtgttcatgtagccaaccccagtcttctccctgggatccgacctccgaagcccgagcctcagctcccagcccccacccgcccgtgtgtgtgagcagacaagcccctcaggctggtgagtgccagtcggcaccgaccctctgtgcaggaatctctcccctttgccctctgcacccctattgctgtgctctcctccgcggctctgaagctttccccctccgccacccacagtctctgcccgcgaaggggcttcctagtgtgtggaaacctttcctccttcacagctccctcccactggtgcaggtcccgtccctatccttttgtctctgttttttctgtttttcttttgccctacccaggtacgtggggagtttcttgccttttgggaggtctgaggtcttctgccagcattcagtaggtgttctttaggagcTGTTCCtcacgtagatgtatttctgatgtacttgtcgggaggaaggtgatctccatgtcttactcttccgccatcttgaaggtccccctgcAGTGATCACACTCCAGCTACAGAAGCCATATTCCTGTGTGTTCCACtcaatttcttttcagaaaacacTTGCAAACATTGTAGGTCAAGagcatcttttgcaaatatatttcttaaattaaacTCATACTCCTCTTTTGGCCTTCATGATGACCACTGATAAATTTAGATTAAAATCCTTTCAAGGTAACTTAAGTGAAATAAGATGGTCATAGGACAGGTGTAACTGTTTCATGCTTTCTCAATATctggtaaatatatattaatatacacaGTCAAATTACTTTTgcaaagaaagtattttatttttatagacagATTATGGGGGTTGAGCTAAATGAAGTGTTACTTGGGtccattacatttttattaaagaagatTCACTTAAATTCTGGGctccaaataaaaatatcaaaagatgtCTCCTAGGATTTTTAGGTACAAAATAAACACAGCCTTTACACAAAAGCTACCTCAGAGCTATGGAGAATCTGCTTTGTCTACCTTTCTATGTACAATTATAGTCATTGAGAGGTTTTGACTGATTCTCTGACATTAGACAAGACTAGAACATTGGAATGGATGTGCTCTTTCATCTCTAATATGATttctcagagaagagaaaataagtaaatcacAAGACTAAACAATGGACACAAGATTTGCAGAATTCTGAATATAGATATGGCTTCAGAAAGAATGGCTTCAGGTTAAGTACACATCTGACTAAAAGCATATGTGATATTCCTATATGATTCTAAGCCAAATGATTCCTttaccatttttataaataattcacTGGTAACTTTTCTTCCAAATTTGAAGTACAGATTCTCCATGCTAGCTAACTAGTtataataatgggaaaaaaaacccaacaaaaacaaTGAACTTGCTaatgttggggggtggggagtggaagcAATAACCAGAAGCATCATTTCCTAtatgaaatatatcatttttatcaCAGAGTATACAAATGGTAGCAACATGGGCCCAGCATAATAATATTAAATCCATTGTCATCCTAGCTGTCTTTGTCTTCAAGAGTAAGCAAATGAATTCTCAACATTTCATCTCAAGCTACTCTTAGGTTATTACATTTGAGGCAAAATAATGTTGcaaataaagcatttaaaattcttaaatgtaaatgaggtAGAAAcctaatgccttttaaaaatagagtacATAATAGACAAGAAGACAAGGAtacaattattttattagttcaattaaaatgaataaaatggaaagagataCAAATAACTAAGAAATTAAGTACAAATCACTAAGAAATTAATTGTGTTATAAAGAATTCAACAAAATAGACTTGAATTTAAGCACAAGTTTTGTAAACTTACAGATTACTATTTGAGTTAAgcattaagaataaaaattaaagcttttTAGTTCTGCAGATTAAATTTGAAAGTAGGCTGTCTTACTAGTATTAAAATAAACTTGTTAAAACTTGCTTTATTGGATTACATCAGAAGCAGAGCCTCCCTCCTTGAGGGAGGATAAATTTCTTCTTGTGCCCATCAGAATGAAGCTTTCACTGTTCTGCCCTTCAGAGGCTGGGGTGGTCGGTTGTTGTGCTTAATGGGGACTTCTTTATCACCTTCGACATTTGATAGAAGACTGCGGAACTGTGCCAGCTTGGAGGgaggataaaatatttaaatagtcaAAAGCTATTAAATTTACACAAAACACTTTGCTTCTAGTATAATTGATGCACTGATATTTAGAAAATCAGGTTGAAGACTGCAGTGGTTCACAGATACGAAGGGAGGAAGCCAAAAATTCCTTCACATTTCTTTGCACTAGGCATTTGGTTTAAATTATCGATGATTGACTGGATTAGAATACCAGCTTTCTCACTCTTGGGTAAGAGACTTACCTGCTTGGTGCCTCAATTTCCATATAGTACTATTTCATTGCAttgttgtgaagactaaatgGGTCAATACATGTAAAGTTCTTAGAATGGTGTTTGGCATATGGCATATGCTCAAGAAGTGTTAGTTACCAATAGGTCACACCACTTGCCCTAAAGGCTTGTTATGAGAATTGACTGACAAAACGTACATAAGTAACCTAATAAAAGTAGTTGCTCAATCATTGGTAGTtactattttcataattataaacaataattaatgagatattttgttgaatatttacgAGCTTAAgtttcaaaaaagaacaaaaacccatGTCAGCTATCAAAATATGCCATTTGAGAGTCACAATTCCCCAAAGTCTTAATAGTACTTCTAGTgccagttttttcttgtttttgaaacTCTTAGGAAGATATTTAACAAAGTTGGATTTTTCCTTATTAAGGCAAAAAGAATAGCAAGAGTTCTGAATCTCATATAATTTTTCtacataaagtaaaaaaagtgtttataaatacacttttatttttgattattcaATAGACCTTATGTCACAAATAAATCTTTTTCAGTTGGAAGGGAAAATGAACTCTTCAAAATctaattgaaataataatttccCCCAATAATACTATGAATTGAAATGGTATTCCTGCTTTGCACTTCTAATGCTCACTCATTCACCTTTGATACTCTACCTGTTCTGAGCTAATACTGATGTTTCCCTTAAAGATGATCCAGATTATACTCTCATAAAGAGGAGGATGAGTCAGAGAGCCATGGTAGGTCCAGTAATCCCGGGATGAAGGAAGGAGAACAGAAGGGTCAAAATTTGTGAATGGGGCTTTTTTGccctgaaaggaaaagaaaagtaatatattattatatcatgATATAAACTATTTGCATCATTACATATATGacatatatgttatattattTGGTAGATAGATCTTAGctaaaattttaatcaatttttctACTATATAGTATTTCATGACTGGTGTGTTTGTGGATATAAACAATAAAAGTAATAGAAGATTGAAAATATGCTACACTGGAATTTTGACTGAGCAATCGGCCTCCTTCTTCATTTGGTTGAAGATAAGCAAAGATTCAAAAAGTTTTTATTatctgtattcttttaaaaaatagttaatttcCAGTATAAAACATTTATTGCTTCTCTAGGAATGATACCAGATACTGTTCCAGTGGTAAAGATATTTATTGACATGCATATTGGTATGTTTTATCTTCATTCTATTTATtcgtattttcttttctgattggttATATTGGTGTATAGAAAATGAATTGATAtttgtaataatattttatgtagtCAACTTTATTAAACTTGTGTATTAATTCTGTTTTTTACctgtttgatttgtattttccaggTCGATGTCAATGATCATATCCTCTGCACTTGAGGATAGACTTGTCTTTGTTTCCCTAATATTTATCCAAAAATGtactcttatttatttcctttctttattacATTGATTAGGACATTTATTGTAATGGTCAGTTGTGGTGGTCACAGTTGACACCCTGGTCTTGTTCTTGATTGAAATTGAAAGGCTTCAAATATTTCACTACTAAGTTTGATGTTTGATCCAGGTTGGTATGTGATACTCTTTCTTAAGCTCAATAAGTTTTCagagacttctttctttttttttatcttcaggAATTGGCATTgaatttttatcaaatgcttttcaagCATCTAACAAGTTTGTAATATGGtttctcatctttaatttgttactGTAATGACTTATATTGGAAGATAGTCTAATATCAaactatccttgcatcctggAAATAAAGTCTACTAGTTTGGAAACATTGCTCTTTTAATATACTGTTGAATATGATTTGCTGtaactgattttaatatttattttagctaTATTCCTAAGAAAGATTAGCCTATGATTTCCTTTTTGTGGTGTTCTTACCCAGTTTGGGTATTAGgtttcatttaattaaatcaaaataaagattTCTGTCCCCTCATCTGAGCAGTTTAGTTAACAGTGGCATGATTGTTTCTTAAAAGTTGTGTAACACTTCCCCATAAAGTGGTCTGGGCCTAGAGTTTTCTTTCACTAGATAcgattttttcaatttctttttagattcttgaTCTGTTTAGGCTTTCAACACATTTTGAGTCAGTTTCTCTGCATTTTCCtagaaattcatccttttaatctaaattttcaaatttactggTATAGTATTATACAGCTGACCCTTAAACAATGTGGGGGTTAGGAGTGCTGAACCcctgcacagtcaaaaatccacgtataactttATGGTCATCCCTCAGAACCACAGTTGTGCATCAGCAGATTCAATTAAGTGCCAATTTTGTAGTGCTATAGCatgtatttatcaaaaaaaaatccatgaataagtggacctgtgcagttcaaacccatgttgttcaagggtcaagtgtacaaatttttctcttttaaaactttttaccaCATCTTTAATTATGACCCAATTCCTtaattctaataaattttttGTATGTGTACCTTTTTTTCCATCATCAAACTTGCCAAAAgtgtgttttttggttgtttttatccaaagaatcaacttttcattttagtaataaaattttaccttgtatatattcattttctttcttattttattaatgttttgcttcatcttcattaattatttccttctattttcttttcatatattttatattcctgAGTTGAGTGCTTATTTATCTTCAGACTTTCCACTTTATAATATATCCATttgaagattaatttttttagacTCAACATGAActagatttattttatataaaaatacaatgaaagaaaatgacataTCTCTGACATATGATTTAACTATTTACTATTAAAACAGTAAAGCTAAGGTTAAATATATCataaaatccatatatatatatattttttaagctgaCAGGGGGAATCATGGTTATCAGACACTGCATATTAAAGGGATTTTAAAACAATACCCTTAACTTCTGTATTTTTGtattgataaaaaataaagatgtctttCCCCATGATGTAAAAAGTTCACATTTTAGTTGGTTatagtttttaaacaaatttgaACAGCTATGAAACCCATTCTTCTACAGGCTTCATCCTGCCAAAATAGATGACCAATaactatgaaaaacaaaactaaaataaaacaaatatctgaGTCAGAGACCTTTTCAGAAGCAAGGAACATCTAAGTAGTACCTTGATTTTCAGATTGGTAGTTTGTGCTTCGGCCTTCCTACTCCTAACATCAAATATGCAATTAAATGACTTCTGTAGTTCTGCGGATTCTTGTTCTCTGATTTAAACTAACTTAATTAGTCTATTTACCTTAGTTTTAACTGCTTTTAGGGCATCAAGTACTTTCTGCAGGTTTGGGTTGGCCTGACCCacctggagattaaaaaaaataaagtgtgagaTAAAAATTGTTATCAAGTCAAATCctatttagttaatttttttcaattaaaaacagtaactgaagaaaaaatatgcaAGTCAAAATATAGGAATTTAACAAAACtgtaatacaaaaacaaacctactTTTTGTTCTATTAATTATAATTAGTACAATGAATGTCATGTTGTTAGTGTTCAATAAAGGTTAACTAGAATCACTATAATTCCAAAAGTTAGTCACCCAAATATACCCACTTTAATAATAACTTCCCTATAGAACTTTTCAGGGACTCTCCTACAGAGGACGTGAACAAATCTTCCATTTTAAATATCAATTGAACTTTCTTTATGGGACAAAAATcctcttaatatatttttcttatgaaaCACTAAACTGATAAACTCCTGACTCTATGAGGTAGGAAGTTTAGAAGAAAGGGACTTTGgaagagctgaaaaaaaaaaattagcttcacCTTCAACACCTTCTCATTTCATCTCTacctgaaatttatttctctcttcaagtGGGAAAAGtcaagagaaaacaaactaaaatacACTAGGGAACTGTTTGTTCACCTGTGGTCAGCCATTAGTAGAAGGGgaactttccaaaaaaaaaaagggctcaaATATTCTTTTGCCTTATTTCATCCTATTTTGAGGTCTGATTGGTAAGAAATAGTTTTAGCAGAGCTCTGTAACTCTCTATAACTCACCTTCATCAAAACACCAATAAGTGCCAAACCATCAGCCTGTGAGGCAGCTTCAGCAAAGCTGGAGTACTTCGCAGAATTCCAGTGAACTATATGAAGCTAAAAATGACAATGTGGTTGAGTAGTTATTTATACCATTGTGAAAGTAAAAAGTAAGTTAGACATTAACTTgttaatatataaagatatatcttGGCTTTGATAGATAAAACTTATGTGACCCTTCATCCAGGGCATGGAAAGGGCTATGTCCTCACTCTTAAGAAGAGTTATCTGTGTGCTGAACAGAGTGGGCAAGTGCACATACTGGAACCAGTAAGTAAAATGTCTTTTCTCACAATATCATAACTATTCAATATTActccttttttcaaaaaaactttGATATAAGAAGATCAGGAATTCTGGCTAACTAGTTTGGGGACAAAAACTTAATTTTCTCTCACTTGAGGTACTTAGTAACTTTATGAGAAGGGGTTCCTGAAGTATCTGGAGTCTTGGCCAAGGACAGATTCTCTTGGGCATATCCAGACACATCTCAAGCCAACATCTCCAGCCTAACCTCTCTGTGGAACTCTAGACTTGTATACCcaagtatgtgtgtatgtcttcTTGATACTTTCTTGATATCTCCAGATGGATGTTTAATATGAGTCTCAAACTTAATATGGCCAAACTAGAACTCTTGACTTCCTCCTTGCCAGACCTGTTTCATTTTCCCTTCTTAGGAAAAGGCACCACCATCTAATTGCTCAACCAAAAAATACAACAGTTGTCATTAATTTcatacttttctccatttatCAACATCCATCTTTCAGCACATCTCATAGATTATACCCCTTCACTTGGTTCACAACTTTGAGTCTTTGCATTAGCTGCTGATTTTCTCTGGGGTGTCCTTCCCCATAATCTCTCAACAGCAGTATTTTGACTTGAATTAAGGCTGAACTCAAATACCAGTTCTGAAAAAATCTTTTCCtgaccttcccttcccttcctttcccttcccttcccttctcctcccttcccttccctttccttctcttgcctcCCCTCCCTTGCCCTCTCTTCCCCtaccctccccgcccctcccctcttcccctcttctttgtctcttctctctctctttctccccacgtctccctctctcctgctctcccttccatcctccatCCCACCACCTGTCATATGTTGAACTTTGTGGCTAAGTGCCTGTCGTCTCTACCctggattaattttatttttctcaaattaaatgagagaatcaccagtttatatttcttaattaaataCAACCAAATGTCCTCCCCCAAAGATGCTACTAATACTAATTTAGGCTTTCAGCCCATTTGATTTTAGTCCACCTTCAATTTTATgaaggagaaataggaaaaatacatttaatggaTTTCTGCAACATTGAAAGTCAT
It contains:
- the CA1 gene encoding carbonic anhydrase 1 isoform X2 yields the protein MASPDWGYDGENVLKGGPLSESYRLHQFHFHWGVKDDYGSEHLVDGVKYSAELHIVHWNSAKYSSFAEAASQADGLALIGVLMKVGQANPNLQKVLDALKAVKTKGKKAPFTNFDPSVLLPSSRDYWTYHGSLTHPPLYESIIWIIFKGNISISSEQLAQFRSLLSNVEGDKEVPIKHNNRPPQPLKGRTVKASF
- the CA1 gene encoding carbonic anhydrase 1 isoform X3, with product MMVKMLHIVHWNSAKYSSFAEAASQADGLALIGVLMKVGQANPNLQKVLDALKAVKTKGKKAPFTNFDPSVLLPSSRDYWTYHGSLTHPPLYESIIWIIFKGNISISSEQLAQFRSLLSNVEGDKEVPIKHNNRPPQPLKGRTVKASF
- the CA1 gene encoding carbonic anhydrase 1 isoform X1; this translates as MASPDWGYDGENGPEQWGKLYPIANGNNQSPIDIKTSETKHDASLKPISVSYSPDTAKEIINVGHSFHVNFEDNDNRSVLKGGPLSESYRLHQFHFHWGVKDDYGSEHLVDGVKYSAELHIVHWNSAKYSSFAEAASQADGLALIGVLMKVGQANPNLQKVLDALKAVKTKGKKAPFTNFDPSVLLPSSRDYWTYHGSLTHPPLYESIIWIIFKGNISISSEQLAQFRSLLSNVEGDKEVPIKHNNRPPQPLKGRTVKASF